CACCATCGTTTGCCGCGGTACTTAGTATatccagagttatggtccttgaatAAGCAAAAAAAGGCATTTCTTGTacttgttaaaattgttttattattaaacagtTGCAAACAAACTCATTTCTCACATCCAATGTTCATATGCGTCCATCACTCTGCAGCCGTATTGTATGTTTCGGTTtgaatgttttcttgttttcataCAGTTTTTTTTGTCCGTAGCATTACTTTGtctataaattattttcttcataCTTTATTAAGAGATTGATCTCTGAGTGCGTTAGCACTGGTTGCAGTATTTGTTTTAGTAATTGCCAATTGTTTATTTCCAAGCTTATTTTTGTCCGGAGCACTATTTGTAAAATCTTTTaggtattgactttaaatttcattgaaacagTGGATCCATTTCAGAaaaagtgcagtgcataagaaCTATAACTCTTGGTGCAGTTTTTTGTGTTACTGTTCATTGTTGTATGATATCATTTGTCGCCAGGCAGTTTTGATTTTGTTCTTCTTTCGGCGATGATATGGCATTATGTGATTCCtcttgtaaatatatgtattatgcaTTGATTTGGAGATTTAAGTCGACCATTAATATTAGAAGTAACATCTTATGtcactcaaaattaaaatacattggaAATTATTAAAAGGAACTTATGTGCGGcaatatatgttttgcattatcGCCGTGTCATTTGAATATAGAGCTTTCGCATTGTTTTTTGCATGTTCGCCCCGCCATGTGGATATTAAGCTTCagcattgttttgcattttggatATAGACCTTCCGCGTTGTTTTGCATTTTCGCCCCGCCATTTGGATATAGAGCTTCtgcattgttttgcattttcgCCCCGCCATTTGGATATTGAGCTTCtgcattgttttgcattttcgCCCCGCCATTTGGATATTAAGCTTCagcattgttttgcattttggatATAGACCTTCCgcattgttttgcattttcgCCCGCCATGTGGATATTAAGCTTCAgaattgttttgcattttggatATGGACCTTCcgcattttttgcattttcgccCCGCCATTTGGATATAGAGCTTCTGCATTGTTTTGCATGTTCGCCCCGCCATTTGGATATAGAGCTTCtgcattgttttgcattttcgCCCCGCCATTTGGATATTAAGCTTCagcattgttttgcattttcgGCTAGCCATTTGGATATAGATCTTCCgcattgttttgcattttcgCTCCGCCAATTGAATATAGAGCTTTagcattgtattatattttcgCCCCGCCATTTGGATAAAGAGCTTCtgcattgttttgcattttcgCTTCGCCATTTGGATATTAAGCTTCAGCATTGTTTCGCATTTTCTCTCCGCCATTTGGATATAGACCTTCCgcattgttttgcattttcgCTCCGCCATTTGGATATAGACCTTCCGCATTATTTCGCCCCGCCATTTTGATATAAAGCTTCCGCATTATTTCGCATCTTCGCCCCGCCATTTGGATATAGAGCTTTGATAAAGTAAAGGTTCCAGCCCATGACATGGATTCTGGACGTCTAATATATGTGTAGCAAATGTGTCCAGATTTTTATCCCCCCACCCCCGTGAGTTCTTACTTACTTTTTCACTCACCGTACCAAGATGGTTTCCCCAACACTTATTAATGCCGGTGAAACCattatgtgtataccacgtcaTATATTACCTCATAAATGCTACTGTGTACAGCATTGTTTCGCCTCGAGAATTGATTACAAACAAGTATAACTTCTTTTTTTAGTTCTTGAagctttttattattttctgtcgttttgtaacaattattgataataatCATGCACATTCAATAACTAGGATTAAGCTAGCCCTAGTCTCACTGATTCCAATGTGTCGTCCACGATATCAGAGGCAACATTCGACTTTTAAATAAACCCATGAACAACTGTTTGGCACTGCATCCTACATGTGCATGTGTAATAAACTAATAATCGCCTAACGACTGAAGTTTTTAATCGATAAAAGAGCCATTATGTGTTTAATTCAAATGATTGAATTCCAGGCTCCCAAAGGTTAAATCTTAAGTTTAAAGGTCGGGTCAATAAAACATGGTGTTTTAACTTAGAATATTCCGTGCatcagaaatgttttgttttcattgaatatatataataaatgtattactGAAACTTTACATTAAATAGATAGGTAAATTTCCATATTGACCGTCTGTCGCAATCCCTTTAGTGATTGTACAGTGTATTGTTTAGCATGTTCCCTCCATCTGTCTGACTTTAATGTTGACGGATTTTATAGGAACATGTTTTGCATCCCAGTATCCGATTCCGCCTTCCTCCCTCTTTCCGTACACGCCGTTAACACATCCGAGTCGGTAACAATCTTTGTACCACCACCCACCACCGTCCATATACTTCTGACAACAGTTGTTGACGCTAAGGTCATTGTCACGGTCGAACGTTGAAAATTTCATGTTGTCATGGTAACTGAGAAGCTCCTTGATGCTGCCCTCGTATCCGAACGCGTCCACGTTCATCCGGTAGGCGGTGGCAGCCTCGTGGACGGTGAAAACCTTGTAATGCGCGAACTCGTATCCGCCCTCCCACGTGCTTATGTTGAAGAATATCTCCACGCCACCTTGCGTCAGGCGGTGGATCTTCTCCAAGCCCAGCCAGTGTTCACTGCTGACATCACCGAAGCCTCGAACGTACTCTGTCCACGGCTGGTAGAAATTAACGGAGCCGTCCAATCgtttctaaaaaaacaatataacagtTAGGTACACGTTTATAGTGAATCTACGGTGGCTGAAGTGAAGCGTGTAATTCTAATTTCGAAGATGGCGGTGAATAAGTACAAATAACCGTGTTTTGGGCCATAGCGTCGTTAGCTATAACAATATGACATTATATAGTCATTGACGTCAGCTCTATCAATATAACATAGCTTTGCCATTGACGAACACTGTGACACAGTATGATCATTGATGTCATCTCTTACAGTATAAAAGTATGGATATTGACGTTAGCTCTAACACAATAACATAATGTTCATGGTCATTGACGACAGCTCTAACAGTATAACATATAGTATGGACAATGACGTTAGCTCTAACAGTATGAAATAGGATGGAAAATGACGTCAGTTCTTACAGTATGACATATAGTATGGACAATGACGTCAGCTCTGACAGTATGAAATAGGATGGAAAATGACGTCAGCTCTAACACTGTGACATAGTATGGACAATGACGTTATCTCtaaaatatgttatcatttgTTCATTGGCGTCAGCTCTTTCTTTATGACACAATATTGGCACTAACGCAAGCTCTACCTGTATGAATGTCCATCCGCTGTGGTCCATATCACAGTAGACGAGGAACGGGCACCTGCCGTCTGGAGAGATGTGATACAGGCCGTCCTTTCGGCTTCCGTTCGCGTAGATCTCGCCGCAGTCTGATAGAACGATTATATATTGCTATggacaacaacatattttagcCAAACTTAAGTAGTTACCTAGCTATCAGACAGGTACACCCCCTCCCCCAATCATCCTCAGCCATTTCATTAGCGTTCGCATCGTACAGTTTTATTTTTCCGCTAGTAATTTACGTAGGCAGCATTCACAAAAGCTATACACATGCAGGTTAATGAACAAATTTAAAGCTAGACCTGGTGTTGGTTTGTTATAGTAATACATGTCTAAACTTGGTCCATTATCATAATAGCTTGGTAAAGgcagttttcattttttccgtcttaaaaaaataagatttttttaccTACGAGTCAAATGACGCTTCACCTAGAACTAAATTTTCATGGCCTTACCAAGACACAACAGCTTAATACATATTATGTATATTACgtgtttattcttttaaattgcgtatatatatgtttatttattatattcataattatgaAAGCGCCGATCACCGACCTCTCGGCAATCCTTGAATAGTGGTAAGGCCGCTCTCCTTCCGGTCGACAAGCTTCTGTAGCTGCTCTATCCGGGCCTCCATGGCCGCCAGACGCGCATCTGACTCGGCGTTATTGAACGTAGATGGCGCTCCATTACAGATGAAAGTGTCTCCAGCCCCGTGTACTACGTACTGACACAAACTCCATAATACAATCACAATAATGTAAGAATAGGTCAGCTTCGGACACTTCGTTGCAAATCGAAACATGTTGCAAACTGGTCACTGAATACTACGTATAATCACTTCTGTCTCTCTCTATATATGCAGTTGAAGTGTCCACTTAACTTCAATTTTCGGGTTGTTTAGTAAACAATTACAATATCCGTTACAACAGATAATTCGTACATTGTCACAGTGTGTTCTGTTTCACtcagtttatattttacatgaacaCATGGGGATCAGTCTAAaatacttgttgttgtttttatttctggcATTCACAATAAATTGTATCTATACGTATAAACACAATAGATTGATGACGGTGCTTAAAGAAAATTAGAGGGTAACGTTACGAATACATGCAAAAAAATTCAAACTGTAGACTTCAGTCTTAGAAAAATTAAAAGCTTCATGCGCatgactttttttaattgtatcatATGTATACTTCAATATTTCGTTTTTGGTAAACATGTGCAAatgaacaaatgaaatatataaaatttagttGTATTGTATCTTCCATTAACACCATCATTTGCCGCGGTACTTAGTATatccagagttatggtccttgaataagcaaaaataggcattttttgtacttgttaaaattgttttattattaaacagtTGCAAACAAACTCATTTCTCACATCCAATGTTCATATGCGTCCATCACTCTGCAGCCGTATTGTATGTTTCGGTTtgaatgttttcttgttttcataCATTTCAGAGTGCGTTAGCACTGGCTGCAGTATTTGTTTTAGTAATTGCCAATTGTTTATTTCCAAGCTTATTTTTGTCCGGAGCactttttgtaaaatcttttaggtattgactttaaatttcattgaaacagTGGATCCCATTCAGAaaaagtgcagtgcataagaaCTATAACTCTTGGTGCAGTTTTTTGTGTTActgttcattgttgtttgatATCATATGTCGCCAGgcaattttgattttgttcttCTTTCGGCGATGATATGGCATTATGTGATTCCtcttgtaaatatatgtattatgcaTTGATTTGGAGATTTAAGTCGACCATTAATATTAGAAGTAACATCTTATGtcactcaaaattaaaatacattggaAATTATTAAAAGGAACTTATGTGCGGcaatatatgttttgcattatcGCCGTGTCATTTGATTATAGAGCTTTCGCATTGTTTTTTGCATGTTCGCCCCGCCATGTGGATATTAAGCTTCagcattgttttgcattttggatATAGACCTTCCgctttgttttgcattttcgcCCCGCCATTTGGATATAGACCTTCCgcattgttttgcattttcgCCCCGCCATTTGGATATTAAGCTTCagcattgttttgcattttggatATAGACCTTCCgcattgttttgcattttcgCCCCGCAATTTGGATATAGAGCTTCtgcattgttttgcattttcgtCCCGCCATTTGGATATTAAGCTTCagcattgttttgcattttcgCCCCGCCATTTGGATATAGAGCTTCCgcattgttttgcattttcgCCCCGCCATTTGGATATAGAGCTTCCgcattgttttgcattttcgCCCCGCCATTTGGATATAGAGCTTCCGCATTCTTTCGCATTTTCGCTCCACCATTTGGATATAGAGCTTCCGCATTGTTTCGCATTTTCGCCCCGCCATTTCGATATAGAGCTTCTGCATTGTTTCGCATTTTCGCCCCGCCATTTGGATATTAAGCTTCCgcattattttgcattttcgcCCCGCCATTTGGATATAGAGCTTCCCGATTATTTCGCATTTTCGCCCCGCCATTTGGATATTAAGCTTTGATAAAGTAAAGGTTCCAGCCCATGACATGGATTCTGGACGTCTAATCGATGTGTAGCAAATCTGTCCAGATTTTTATCCCCCCACCCCCGTGAGTTCTTACTTTCTTCTTAACTCACCGTACCAAGATGATTTCCATAACACTAACTAATGGCGGTGAAACCattatgtgtataccacgtcaTATATTACCTCATAAATGCTACTGTGTACAGCATTGTTTCGCCTCGAGAAttgattacaaacaaatataacttctTCTTTTAGTTCTTGAAgctttttattaatttctttcGTTTTGTAACAACTATTGATAATAATCATGCACATTCAATAACTAGGATTAAGCAAGCCCTAGTCTCACTGATTCCCATGAGTCGTCCACGATATCAGAGGCAACATTCGACTTTTAAATAAACCCATGAACAACTGTTGGGCTCTGCATCGTACATGTGCATGTGTAATAAACTAATAATCGCCTAACGACTGAAGTCTTTAATCAATAAAAGAGCCATTATGTGTTTAATTCAAATGATTAAATTCCAGGCTCCCAAAGGTTAAATCTTAAGTTTAAAGGTCGGGTCAATAAAACATGGTGTTTTAATTTAGAATATTCCGTGCatcagaaatgttttgttttcattgaatatatataataaatgtattactGAAACTTTACATTAAATAGTAAAATTCCATATTGACCGTCTGTCGCAATCCCTGTAGTGATTGTACAGTGTATTGTTTAGCATGTTCCCTCCATCTGTCTGACTTTAATGTTGACGGATTTTATAGGAACATGTTTTGCATCCCAGTAGCCGATTCCGCCTTGCTCCCTCTTTCCGTACACGCCGTTAACACCTCCGAGTCGGTAACAATCTTTGTACCACCACCCACCACCGTCTATATACTTCTGACAACAGTTGTTGACGCTAAGGTCATTGTCACGGTCGAACGTTGAAAATTTCATGTTGTCATGGTAACTGAGAAGCTCCTTGATGCTGCCCTCGTATCCGAACGCGTCCACGTTCATCCGGTAGGCGGTGGCAGCCTCGTGGACGGTGAAAACCTTGTAATGCGCGAACTCATATCCGCCCTCCCACGTGCTCATGTTGAAAAATATCTCCACGCCACCTTGCGTCAGGCGGTGGATCTTCTCCAAGCCCAACCAGTGTTCACTGTTGACGTCACCGAAGCCTCGAACGTACTCTGTCCACGGCTGGTAGAAATTAACGGAGCCGTCcaatcgtttctaaaaatttttttataacagttaGGTACACGTTTATAGTGAATCTACGGTGGCTGAAGTGAAGCGTTTAATTCTAATTTCGAAGATGGTGGTGAATAAGTACAAATAACCGTGTTTTGGGCCATAGCGTCGTTAGCTTTAACAATATGACATTATGTAGTCATTGACGTCAGCTCTATCAATATAACATAGCTTTGCCATTGACGAACACTGTGACATAGTATGATCATTGATGTCATCTCTTACAGTATAAAAGTATGGATATTGACGTTAGCTCTAACACAATAACATAATGTTCATGGTCATTGACGACAGCTCTAACAGTATAACATATAGTATGGATATTGACGTTAGCTCTAACAGTATGGAATAGGATGGAAAATGACACAAAATTGGCACTAACGCAAGCTCTACCTGTATGAATGTCCATCCGCTGTGATCCATATCACAGTAGACGAGGAACGGGCACCTGCCGTCTGGAGAGATGTGATACAGGCCGTCCTTTCGGCTTCCGTTCGCGTAGATCTCGCCGCAGTCTGATAAAACGATTATATATTGCTATggacaacaacatattttagcCAAACTTAAGTAGTTACCTAGCTATCAGACAGGTACACCCCCTCCCCCAATCATCCTCAGCCATTTCATTAGCGTTCGCATCGTACAGTTTTATTTTTCCGCTAGTAATTTACGTAGGCAGCATTCACAAAAGCTACACATGCAGGTTAATGAACAAATTTAAAGCTAGACCTGGTTTTGGTTTGTTATAGTAATACATGTCTAAACTTGGTCCATTATCATAATAGCTTGGTAAAGgcagttttcattttttccgtcttaaaaaattaagatttttttaccTACGAGTCAAATGACGCTTCACCTAGAACTAAATTTTCATGGCCTTACCAAGCCACAACAgcttaatacatatatgtatattacgtgtttattcttttaaattgcgtatatatgtttatttattatattcataattatgaAAGCGCCGATCACCGACCTCTCGGCAATCCTTGAATAGTGGTAAGGCCGCTCTCCTTCCGGTCGACAAGCTTCTGTAGCTGCTCTATCCGGGCCTCCATGGCCGCCAGACGCGCATCTGACTCGGCGTTGTTGAACGTAGATGGCGCTCCATTACAGATGAAAGTGTCTCCAGCCCCGTATACTACGTACTGACACAAACTCCATAATACAATCACAATAATGTAAGAATAGGTCCAGTTCGGACATTTCGTTGCAAATCGAAACATGACAAAAACAGTTCATTGGGTATAAACACTCCTGTGTCACTGTTAACTTTATCCATGAGGTTGAAGactcaaatttatttaaactgttcACTTTGGTTTCCAACAATTGCAACATCCGTAAATAACTCTCTGAATGTGTACATGTGATTTCTATTTGCCTGGTTCGTTGAAgtgataattatttttgtgtgataaaatgatgtttattgttAGTAAACATCCGGGGAAAATATTTATCATCACATTCCCAGTAAACGCGGAGATCAATCAAGATACGTGTTTTCGCTGCCACAAAAAACATCGTGTAAAATATACGTATACACCACCATACATTGTTGACGGAGTTTAAACCAAACTGAGAAAGTTGCGTGCGTAACGCGTTTAATGAGTTTTTTTCAACAagttatatttaaagtgacactcttatttaaaatcaaaacaagtacatgtataacagacataaagtttgagtgataagcctgcttactaaataatgcatttatggaaaatatcaattactaaTATGGCcaaattttttttgtttgtttagggtaaccttcccaaaatttctaggtagggtaggtagggatttttttatatatttttttcaaaatctgtcgtaagttcagagtgttttcttgcacatggcagtcttcctacattactgtcattgcctgactttgttttatcatataaacaataattctgattaaaatctgcatttatccgcccttcgtaactctctattcgttaacgaatatttttttttgctcagaaacggaaaaaaattagttagggtcggcgcatttttataggtagagTCGGTTAaccgaaacagacatatattttttttagaccTTAACAAGTTTGTAACCCTGTATTTGATAACTGAATAATGGatacgcaaaaaatattaaatgattggtgagtgcttaaagatttattgtgatcCACTATCTTCCCATAAGGTAGATATACTGTGTTTCCTGCACATTTCTTTCGAAATAAACTCTTCatactttatatttattcatcctttttggtttatcaaaacaattgtattaattgtggtaaatcttatttggggagtaagagtgaatctttaatTAACGGCTTATGagaatgtgtatttattgtagCATACGTATGATTCAGTCCGCATAATTCAATCTGCACTCGTCAAGATTAAAGTGTTCAgatatttagaatacaacctacatttacagccaatgaacttgcagataggcaatcagtAAGtacttcaatttcaatttttgcggatgtccgcctactgccactcatccgatacacactccctgtgttaGATTTTGCGTTAATTGTAtaagtcagtaagatgacctgtagtaaaatctgtatgattaaaaaagggctcgttcgctacgcccattcttaatcattaagattttacttcatgtcatctagcTACAGTAACATGATACTctcataatgataataataataacaatgatgatgatgataataataataataataataataataataataataataataataataataattataatgataataataataataataatttataatttattaccGACTATTATAAAATCCTTCCTATAAGTATAAGCATGTACTTtttagaatataatttatagtCAGTCCTGTGATAATGTTCAAGTCTCATTTTTTAACTTGTGTAATAAATCGACCCTTTCGTAGTCATATATTTTCACAATAGAAAGATCCGGTACTAGTACTTAAGCCCCATTTTCTAGAGATGAATTATAAGTATTTAACAAATCGACCCTTTTATTGCCTCTATTTTCACACTTCAAAGGGCCTTACCTTAACCCAATGAATCCACAAGCTGATGTGAACAAAACAGAGGACACACTTAATAACGATTTTCAGTACTGTTGCGGCATTATGACGTACCATTTGGACCTATAGAGCTGCAGCTGAGCTATCATGACGTACCATTTGGGGTATAGGGCCGCAGTTCGGTATTATGACGTACCATTTGGAGCTATAGAGCCGCAGCTACACTATTATGACGAACCATTCGGGCTATAGAGCCGCAGTTCGGTATTATGACGTACCATTTGGAGCAATAGAGCCGCAGCTACGCTATTATGATATACTATTTGGAGCTATAGAGTCGCAGCTGCGCTA
Above is a genomic segment from Mya arenaria isolate MELC-2E11 chromosome 2, ASM2691426v1 containing:
- the LOC128241642 gene encoding microfibril-associated glycoprotein 4-like; translated protein: MFRFATKCPKLTYSYIIVIVLWSLCQYVVHGAGDTFICNGAPSTFNNAESDARLAAMEARIEQLQKLVDRKESGLTTIQGLPRDCGEIYANGSRKDGLYHISPDGRCPFLVYCDMDHSGWTFIQKRLDGSVNFYQPWTEYVRGFGDVSSEHWLGLEKIHRLTQGGVEIFFNISTWEGGYEFAHYKVFTVHEAATAYRMNVDAFGYEGSIKELLSYHDNMKFSTFDRDNDLSVNNCCQKYMDGGGWWYKDCYRLGCVNGVYGKREEGGIGYWDAKHVPIKSVNIKVRQMEGTC
- the LOC128241635 gene encoding microfibril-associated glycoprotein 4-like, with protein sequence MFRFATKCPNWTYSYIIVIVLWSLCQYVVYGAGDTFICNGAPSTFNNAESDARLAAMEARIEQLQKLVDRKESGLTTIQGLPRDCGEIYANGSRKDGLYHISPDGRCPFLVYCDMDHSGWTFIQKRLDGSVNFYQPWTEYVRGFGDVNSEHWLGLEKIHRLTQGGVEIFFNMSTWEGGYEFAHYKVFTVHEAATAYRMNVDAFGYEGSIKELLSYHDNMKFSTFDRDNDLSVNNCCQKYIDGGGWWYKDCYRLGGVNGVYGKREQGGIGYWDAKHVPIKSVNIKVRQMEGTC